A single window of Nicotiana sylvestris chromosome 3, ASM39365v2, whole genome shotgun sequence DNA harbors:
- the LOC104235222 gene encoding scarecrow-like protein 8 produces the protein MSSGFPGDFYGAGGINTGRSTMNNNTLRSQLSGILPDPATQIVLGRPNLMGKRSLAEFQQQQQFQFLQQQQQQNQQQQMILQQQQQQQGLGFYLRNVKPRNYQQASPIDFSAVASSISSEFSSFSSNSNASTMNTRHTLPVLQQLRSQPALPSANTNISGFLHPGTQNYSTGVHSRATIGQELLSQESEKKMMNQLQELEKQLLDDVDDEDGDTVSVVTNNEWSETIQNLISPCQSQNQNQNQNQKLASLSPSSSTSSCASSTESPPISCPKQSITEAATAISEGINHVAVEILTRLSQVSNVRGSSIQRLTAYMVSALRSRVNPTDYPPPVLELHSKEHTVSTQNLYEVSPCFKLGFMAANLAILEALTDHPTNKIHVIDFDVGQGGQYLHLLHALAAKKSEKPAVLKITAFTELVGGVDDRLNAIGVELKAVANKIGVCLYFNVMACKITDLSREKLGLEHDEALAVNFAFKLYRLPDESVTTENLRDELLRRVKGLSPKVVTVVEQELNGNTAPFLARVNEACGYYGALFDSLDATVSRDNLERVRIEEGLSRKMANSVACEGRDRVERCEVFGKWRARMSMAGFVQRPMSQLVANSLCSKLNSGTRGNPGFTVNEQSGGICFGWMGRTLTVASAWR, from the coding sequence ATGTCATCAGGTTTTCCCGGCGACTTCTACGGCGCCGGCGGGATTAACACCGGAAGATCTACCATGAATAACAACACACTCAGGTCTCAGCTTTCTGGAATTTTGCCCGACCCGGCTACCCAGATCGTTCTTGGGAGACCCAATTTAATGGGGAAGCGATCTCTTGCGGAGTTTCAACAGCAGCAGCAATTTCAATTTctacaacagcaacagcaacaaaatCAACAGCAGCAGATGAttctacaacaacaacagcaacaacaaggGCTTGGCTTTTATCTTCGTAACGTAAAGCCCAGAAATTACCAGCAGGCTTCTCCTATAGATTTTTCTGCTGTTGCTTCCTCAATTTCATCTGAATTCTCTTCGTTTTCTTCGAATTCAAATGCTTCTACGATGAACACGCGCCATACTCTCCCTGTTCTTCAACAACTCCGGTCACAGCCCGCTTTGCCTTCGGCTAATACTAATATTAGCGGGTTCTTACATCCGGGTACCCAGAATTATTCCACAGGGGTTCATAGCAGAGCAACTATTGGACAGGAACTACTGTCACAGGAATCAGAGAAAAAGATGATGAATCAGCTTCAGGAGCTCGAGAAACAGCTCCTAGACGACGTCGATGACGAGGACGGCGATACAGTTTCAGTTGTCACCAACAACGAGTGGTCAGAGACAATACAGAATCTGATTAGCCCCTGTCAAAGCCAAAACCAAAACCAGAACCAGAATCAGAAACTTGCTTCACTATCACCATCCTCGTCGACGTCGTCATGTGCTTCTTCTACAGAATCTCCGCCAATTTCTTGTCCCAAGCAGTCCATAACAGAGGCTGCTACTGCAATATCCGAAGGTATAAACCATGTTGCAGTAGAGATCCTCACGCGCCTATCACAGGTTTCCAACGTCAGAGGTTCTTCCATCCAGCGGCTAACAGCATACATGGTTTCGGCTTTGAGGTCGCGCGTGAACCCCACGGATTACCCACCGCCGGTGTTGGAGTTGCACAGCAAAGAACACACGGTATCTACACAGAATCTGTACGAGGTATCCCCATGTTTTAAGCTCGGTTTCATGGCTGCGAATCTAGCCATTCTTGAAGCTCTGACGGACCACCCCACGAACAAGATTCACGTCATTGATTTTGACGTCGGCCAAGGCGGACAGTACTTGCATTTACTGCATGCATTGGCTGCTAAGAAATCAGAAAAGCCAGCTGTACTAAAGATCACGGCTTTCACAGAGCTAGTAGGCGGAGTTGACGATAGACTCAATGCTATCGGCGTTGAGCTGAAAGCCGTGGCTAACAAAATTGGAGTTTGTTTGTATTTCAACGTAATGGCTTGTAAAATTACTGATTTGAGCAGGGAAAAACTGGGACTTGAACATGACGAGGCATTAGCAGTGAATTTTGCATTCAAATTGTACAGACTGCCTGACGAGAGCGTAACGACGGAGAATCTAAGAGATGAGCTTCTCCGGCGAGTGAAGGGGTTATCGCCGAAGGTGGTAACGGTGGTTGAGCAAGAATTGAACGGGAACACGGCGCCGTTTCTAGCGCGTGTGAACGAGGCGTGTGGGTATTACGGAGCGTTGTTCGACTCGCTGGACGCGACTGTGTCTAGGGATAATTTGGAACGAGTCAGGATCGAGGAAGGACTGAGTCGGAAGATGGCTAACTCGGTAGCGTGCGAAGGGAGGGACCGCGTTGAAAGATGCGAAGTGTTCGGGAAGTGGCGGGCCCGAATGAGCATGGCTGGGTTCGTGCAAAGGCCCATGAGTCAACTCGTGGCTAACTCACTTTGTTCGAAGCTTAACTCGGGGACACGTGGCAACCCGGGCTTTACCGTTAATGAACAAAGTGGAGGTATCTGTTTTGGTTGGATGGGACGAACTCTCACCGTCGCATCTGCTTGGCGTTAA